From the genome of Ptychodera flava strain L36383 chromosome 20, AS_Pfla_20210202, whole genome shotgun sequence, one region includes:
- the LOC139120322 gene encoding pseudouridylate synthase 1 homolog isoform X2, translating into MQRNKGVDTIEGDLLSALVAVEAVPQNHADVPQKMQFQRCARTDKGVSAVRQIVSLKMALIENAVDKINGHLPPAIRVIGCKRVTGGFNAKNACSHRTYSYMLPTFSFAHVEQLTTEKFRISDDVLQQVQTLLNSYKGTHNFHNFTSGKAFNEQSAMRFMRELTLSKPFVRNGLEFVVITIVGQSFMIHQIRKMIGLVIAITRGVAPRDTLDRCWGDNKMDIPKAPSLGLMLENVHFDQYNKRYGNDGLHEALLWDDMEDTIGRFKEEHIYPTIIETEIKEKSMMKWLTSLPLHTYDVRNEYRSPLGMAQLNVNKAQQEMESPNDSMTPNDSTAANNSTTNSDQQPPSAGEGDVKTEEETTNQQTEVTSIMAETGEHSTNSEELTSCSAEQGNAETENCQGNDQKSETTNSHSDSEPTDIKS; encoded by the exons GAACAAAGGTGTTGATACAATTGAAGGAGATTTATTGTCAGCTCTAGTAGCAGTGGAGGCAGTTCCACAGAACCATGCAGATGTCCCTCAGAAGATGCAGTTCCAGAGGTGTGCACGGACTGACAAGGGGGTCTCAGCAGTCAGGCAGATAGTGTCCTTAAAAATGGCACTGATTGAAAACGCTGTGGACAAAATCAATGGGCACTTACCTCCAGCCATCAGGGTCATCG GTTGTAAAAGAGTCACCGGTGGCTTCAATGCCAAGAATGCCTGCAGCCACAGGACCTACTCATACATGCTGCCCACGTTTTCCTTTGCACATGTTGAACAACTAACGACAGAAAAATTCAGAATTTCAG ATGATGTTCTCCAACAAGTccaaacacttttgaatagCTACAAAGGAAcacataattttcataatttcacaTCAGGAAA GGCCTTCAATGAACAGAGTGCAATGAGGTTCATGAGAGAATTAACACTCAGCAAACCGTTCGTCAGAAATGGATTGGAGTTCGTTGTCATTACCATTGTTGGCCAAAGTTTCATGATTCACCAAATAAGGAAGATGATAG GTCTGGTTATTGCCATTACTAGAGGTGTAGCACCCAGGGACACACTTGACAGATGCTGGGGAGACAACAAGATGGATATCCCCAAAGCGCCCTCACTGGGTCTTATGCTGGAAAAT GTGCATTTTGATCAGTACAACAAACGATATGGTAATGACGGACTTCATGAAGCGTTACTGTGGGACGACATGGAG GACACCATTGGTCGTTTCAAAGAAGAGCATATTTATCCAACCATAATCGaaactgaaataaaagaaaaatc TATGATGAAATGGCTTACTTCATTGCCGTTACACACGTATGATGTCAGGAATGAATATCGCAGTCCACTTGGAATGGCTCAACTGAATGTTAACAAAGCCCAGCAGGAG ATGGAATCTCCCAATGACAGTATGACTCCAAACGACAGTACAGCTGCAAACAACAGTACGACAAATTCCGATCAACAGCCGCCCAGTGCGGGAGAGGGTGACGTCAAAACAGAGGAAGAAACCACCAACCAACAAACAGAAGTCACGAGTATCATGGCAGAGACTGGTGAACACTCCACAAACAGTGAAGAACTGACAAGCTGTTCTGCTGAACAAGGAAATGCTGAAACTGAGAACTGCCAGGGAAATGATCAGAAATCAGAAACTACCAATTCACACTCTGACAGTGAACCGACTGATATTAAATCATAG